From Halostagnicola kamekurae, the proteins below share one genomic window:
- a CDS encoding SMP-30/gluconolactonase/LRE family protein, which yields MQALERIVDPCAGTGEGPLWHPGEAALFWVDIPVGVLYRYDPETGENAVAYETDDSPLGGFTIEDDGCLLLFEHGVVRRLQPGSVDADPVVRVDSSTRFNDVIADPEGRVFCGTMPGENALGDLYRIDPDGTVQVVLENVDIPNGMGFTTDEETFYFTESEANRIYAFDYDRTTGEISAQRTFVETPPDDGVPDGMTVDENGHIWSARWNGGRILRYDSTGAVRAEYELPARKVSSVTFGGSKYADLYVTTALDGGTRDAEGDGAGVLFRVPGSEIDAAGVPEFRSRIGIE from the coding sequence ATGCAGGCGTTAGAGCGGATTGTCGATCCCTGCGCCGGGACGGGTGAAGGACCGTTGTGGCACCCCGGGGAGGCGGCGCTTTTCTGGGTGGACATTCCCGTGGGCGTACTGTACCGCTACGATCCCGAAACGGGCGAAAATGCCGTCGCCTACGAGACCGACGACTCGCCGCTGGGTGGATTTACCATCGAGGACGACGGCTGCCTGCTGCTTTTCGAGCACGGAGTGGTTCGTCGCCTGCAACCCGGATCGGTCGACGCCGACCCCGTCGTCCGAGTCGACTCGAGCACGCGATTCAACGACGTAATCGCCGACCCCGAGGGGCGCGTGTTCTGTGGCACGATGCCCGGCGAAAACGCGCTGGGGGACCTCTACCGCATCGATCCCGATGGTACCGTTCAAGTCGTCCTCGAGAATGTCGACATTCCGAACGGAATGGGATTCACGACCGACGAGGAGACGTTCTACTTCACGGAATCGGAAGCGAATCGGATCTACGCGTTCGATTACGACAGGACTACTGGGGAGATATCCGCCCAGCGGACGTTCGTCGAAACGCCGCCCGACGACGGGGTCCCGGACGGGATGACAGTCGACGAAAACGGACACATCTGGTCGGCGCGTTGGAACGGCGGTCGAATCCTGCGATACGATTCGACGGGTGCCGTCCGCGCCGAGTACGAACTTCCGGCCCGAAAGGTGTCCTCGGTTACGTTCGGTGGTTCGAAGTACGCGGATCTGTACGTTACGACCGCGCTCGACGGCGGAACGCGCGACGCGGAAGGAGACGGAGCTGGGGTGCTGTTTCGCGTTCCCGGCTCCGAAATCGACGCCGCCGGCGTTCCCGAGTTCCGATCGAGGATTGGGATCGAGTAA